A genomic region of Metopolophium dirhodum isolate CAU chromosome 1, ASM1992520v1, whole genome shotgun sequence contains the following coding sequences:
- the LOC132935994 gene encoding uncharacterized protein LOC132935994, with translation MSSELTTEELVAIAVALEEDENKIQKKRKYSVHPLNKERKRKGQFHLIYDDLRVYPEKFFSYYRMSMLAFDELLSIVKSNLLKMENFKNDTITPEERLTITMKYLSTGATFNQLHLDFLIGKSTVRVIIKKTLSVIWKNLQPLEMPEPTKDVWIQTAEGFYNNANFPNCLGAVDGKHIRITNPAKSGSDYFNYKHFFSIILMALVDSNYCFLSIDVGAYGREGDPNVFKKSPLGKKLYDRQLDIPLPNDDDSVEQPFVIVGDEAFALHENLLRPYPRKNLDLKKKIFNMRLTRARRYVECTFGILANKWRVFHTPILVEPEFATLIVKAACVIHNFVRRRDGVEYEDTLHCPFESISSETNLARGSTISARDVRDYFATYFDSPKGKLDWQYNAVH, from the exons ATGTCAAGTGAATTAACAACTGAGGAGCTTGTGGCTATTGCTGTAGCACTAGAAGAAGACGAGAACAAGATCCAGAAGAAAAGAAAATATTCTGTTCATCCATTAAATAAGGAAAGGAAGAGAAAAGGCCAGTTTCATTTAATATATGATGATTTGCGTGTATATCctgaaaagtttttttcttattatcggATGTCTATGCTGGCATTTGATGAATTGTTGAGTATCGTCAAATCCAACTTATTAAAAATGGAGAATTTCAAAAATGACACAATAACACCAGAAGAACGCTTGACAATTACTATgaa GTATTTATCAACGGGAGCTACATTTAACCAATTGCATTTAGACTTTTTAATTGGAAAAAGTACAGTtcgagtaataataaaaaaaactctcaGTGTTATATGGAAAAACTTACAGCCTTTAGAAATGCCAGAACCTACCAAAGACGTGTGGATTCAAACTGCCGaaggattttataataatgcgaatTTTCCTAACTGCCTTGGTGCAGTCGATGGAAAGCATATTCGAATAACTAATCCGGCAAAAAGTGGTTCAGACTACTTTAATTACaagcattttttttctataattttaatggCTTTAGTAGATTCGAACTATTGTTTCCTTTCCATAGACGTTGGAGCTTATGGACGTGAAGGAGATCCTAATGTCTTCAAAAAGTCACCATTAGGTAAAAAGTTATACGATCGTCAACTGGACATCcct TTACCTAACGATGATGATAGTGTAGAACAACCATTTGTGATAGTTGGAGACGAGGCATTTGCCTTGCATGAAAACTTACTCAGGCCTTACCCAAGAAAAAATTtagatttgaagaaaaaaatatttaatatgagacTCACTCGAGCTAGACGTTATGTGGAATGCACGTTTGGAATTCTAGCGAACAAGTGGAGAGTTTTTCATACGCCTATTTTAGTTGAACCTGAGTTTGCTACATTGATAGTAAAAGCAGCATGTGTTATTCACAATTTTGTTCGTCGTCGAGATGGTGTAGAATATGAAGATACACTTCACTGTCCATTTGAATCTATTAGTTCTGAAACTAACCTTGCTAGAGGGTCAACAATTAGTGCAAGAGATGTCCGAGATTACTTTGCTACATACTTTGATAGCCCAAAAGGAAAATTAGATTGGCAGTACAATGCAGTACActaa